One part of the Glycine max cultivar Williams 82 chromosome 14, Glycine_max_v4.0, whole genome shotgun sequence genome encodes these proteins:
- the LOC100814735 gene encoding uncharacterized protein: protein MASSSRTKSSGPVLRSSSLSHSNSFCSYSTSNAPFHSPSSSFFNSHVASRSTSPTRVNLFRAAPPPSHSVRFALDRSISPNRSHVIARKHQHHRHVTAQKKTCMCSPTTHPGSFRCSLHKNNNQNAQTGSFPSNRLNMRRSAMKNSLVRIGGVEGEWVKRALTALIRPSSHQQRRRSAFEPRPSRLSIMSKAEEEE from the coding sequence ATGGCGAGttcttcaagaacaaaatctAGTGGACCAGTGCTGcgttcttcttctctctcacaTTCTAACAGCTTCTGTTCGTATTCAACATCAAACGCACCGTTTCACTCACCTTCGTCAAGCTTCTTCAACTCGCACGTGGCTTCCCGCTCCACTTCCCCGACACGTGTGAACCTATTCCGCGCCGCGCCGCCTCCCTCGCATTCGGTCCGGTTCGCCCTCGACCGGTCCATCTCCCCGAACCGGAGCCACGTCATCGCGAGGAAGCACCAGCATCACCGCCACGTTACGGCTCAGAAGAAAACGTGCATGTGTTCTCCGACGACGCATCCCGGTTCGTTCCGGTGCAGCCTCCACAAGAACAATAACCAGAACGCGCAAACCGGTTCGTTTCCGTCGAACCGGCTCAACATGCGGCGGTCCGCGATGAAGAACTCGCTCGTGAGAATCGGTGGCGTCGAAGGCGAGTGGGTGAAACGCGCCCTCACTGCGCTGATTCGTCCTTCGTCGCATCAACAGCGGAGAAGATCCGCGTTCGAACCGCGACCGAGTCGTCTTTCAATCATGTCaaaagctgaagaagaagaatga